In Phaeobacter gallaeciensis DSM 26640, a genomic segment contains:
- the zwf gene encoding glucose-6-phosphate dehydrogenase — MVSRVIPVQAFDLVIFGGTGDLARRKILPALFRRHCAGQLPQDARIVGVARRALGSDGYRDLIRAALQNELSGTEIAARGAELERFLARLEYQAIDAQAGDGWTALKQMLGTPMPDRVRVFYFSVGPALFAPLAEQIWRYHLADDQTRIVVEKPFGHDLASAKALNRTLASHFDESQIYRIDHYLGKETVQNLMAIRFGNMLFEPLWNSQYVDHIQITVAESVGVDGRASYYDRSGAMRDMMQNHLMQLLCLIAMEPPAKFDPDAVRDEKLKVIRALEPVEPHHIVRGQYSAAEGAEPGEDQSYRETVGDPRSTTESYVALKAHISNWRWAGTPFYLRTGKRLVARSSVINIFFKDAPHSIFGADAGRHANLLTIRLQPDEGITLKVTIKEPGPGGMRLIDVPLDMSFAQALGADIDGAPDAYERLITDVIRGNQTLFMRGDEVEAAWAWTDPIIAGWTSRGDVPKPYDSGSTGPGDADLLMRRDEREWRGINP; from the coding sequence ATGGTTTCCCGCGTTATTCCGGTTCAGGCCTTTGATCTTGTGATATTTGGTGGCACGGGGGATCTGGCGCGGCGCAAAATCCTGCCTGCGCTGTTCCGGCGCCATTGTGCAGGCCAGTTGCCGCAGGATGCGCGGATCGTGGGCGTGGCGCGGAGGGCGCTTGGCAGCGATGGCTATCGGGATCTGATCCGCGCTGCCTTGCAAAATGAGCTAAGCGGAACGGAGATTGCTGCGCGTGGTGCGGAATTAGAGCGGTTTCTGGCGCGGCTGGAGTATCAGGCGATTGATGCGCAAGCAGGCGATGGCTGGACCGCGCTTAAGCAGATGCTTGGCACCCCGATGCCGGATCGAGTGCGGGTGTTTTATTTCTCCGTCGGCCCGGCGCTGTTTGCTCCGCTTGCGGAACAGATCTGGAGGTACCATCTGGCGGATGATCAAACCCGGATTGTGGTTGAAAAACCCTTCGGTCACGATCTGGCATCGGCCAAGGCGCTCAACCGGACGCTTGCCAGTCATTTCGACGAAAGCCAGATCTACCGGATCGACCACTATCTGGGCAAAGAGACCGTTCAGAACCTTATGGCGATCCGGTTTGGCAATATGCTGTTTGAACCGCTCTGGAACAGTCAGTATGTGGATCATATCCAAATTACAGTGGCTGAATCGGTGGGTGTTGACGGCAGGGCATCGTATTATGACAGGTCCGGTGCAATGCGCGATATGATGCAGAACCACCTGATGCAGCTGCTTTGCCTGATTGCGATGGAGCCCCCGGCGAAGTTTGATCCGGATGCCGTGCGCGATGAAAAACTGAAGGTGATCCGGGCATTGGAGCCAGTGGAACCCCACCATATCGTGCGTGGGCAGTATTCTGCGGCAGAAGGCGCGGAACCGGGTGAGGATCAATCCTACCGCGAAACCGTTGGCGATCCGCGCTCCACCACCGAAAGCTATGTGGCACTGAAAGCGCATATCAGCAATTGGCGTTGGGCGGGTACACCCTTCTACCTGAGGACCGGCAAGCGTCTGGTGGCACGCTCCTCTGTGATCAATATCTTCTTCAAGGACGCGCCCCATTCGATCTTTGGCGCCGATGCCGGGCGCCATGCCAATCTTCTGACCATTCGTCTGCAACCGGATGAGGGGATCACCCTCAAGGTGACCATCAAGGAGCCCGGACCCGGCGGTATGCGGTTGATCGATGTGCCGCTGGATATGAGCTTTGCGCAGGCGCTCGGTGCGGATATTGACGGTGCGCCCGATGCTTATGAGCGGCTGATCACCGATGTGATCCGGGGCAATCAGACGCTGTTCATGCGGGGTGATGAGGTGGAGGCCGCCTGGGCCTGGACGGATCCGATCATTGCGGGCTGGACATCGCGCGGAGATGTGCCAAAACCCTATGATAGCGGTAGCACCGGACCGGGAGATGCAGATCTCCTGATGCGGCGCGACGAACGGGAATGGCGGGGGATCAACCCATGA